The genomic window gcTCCACAGTGTTCAAACTAGCAGGAAATATTTCAGAtagcagttttaatttttttcctaacttcaaCTGTCTAGCAGTAAGTGATATAAGTACTTTCTGTTCATGAAAAACATGAACATCTCTTCAATTTGCTTCTGCATTAATGaaaagtttgttttcaaaatgccTAATCTTCAAAGTTATTTTATAAACTTGCAAACAATTTCACTAATTGCAAACATCTAGTGATGAGGTAAAACTGAGATATACCATtaataaatatacatacacacacatataagcAACTAGATGCATAaagatatgtgtgtatatatattgctCTTTTATGTCTGTATATgtgtgtaacatttttttttctctctctctctttaagcTTCTAGTTGCCCTACTATAGACTTCCTATGcattattttcaaatgcattagGGACCTATAGTTTTCAGAATTTAACACAGAGAGATGACACTTTCTGCTAGTGTATGTGAGCATAATGATTAAAATACTATCAATTCACATCTGTTATAAGCATCCAAGATTATGAAGCCAAAACATCCTCATTCTCTCTGAGGTCCTTGCCTCTGGACCTCCAGCAgtccttttcttccagctttcagCTCTAAGCAACTTCACTTTGGTCTTATTTTACAGCAGTAGAAGGCCAGAACATGGGAAGAGGTTCAAGTGATAAGTATGAATAGCCTTTGTACTTTCACTCTATAAAGCCTCATGGAAATAATCAACAAAGCTAACATGaaaattctgtggaaaaatattttaggattGGGCTTAGAGCTTGAGCTCTACTATTGTCACTACTGCAGTGATGTTTTACCCAGTCGCTATATTAGAAAGAGGCCAGCTTGCTTGTGAGCTATGCAGTCCTAGGACTTTCTGGGACTAACCTGAGAACTGCAAGAGACTTCCAAAACATAAATTCACAGACAACAAAATCCTGAGGAAAGTAGTGAGAAATCTAAATACAGCATCATCTTCCAATATacttcccctcctctctctcttccctcatgCTCCATACACTCAGCTTCCTTATCCCAACAGGAAACACCTAAGATAAAGTGATGAAGTATTTCACACATTATAACCCATGCCTGTCTCCTCTTATCACTGGCATCCACTCTGTTCAAAGGTGTTGTGTTTCCCATAAATTGCTTACTGCAGCTGCCTAAATCTACTCACACAGGCTCTTCTACTAATGGGAGGCATGGGAAAGCATCAGGTTTTACTCCTCCTATTTTCCTATTAGTAGCAAAGGTGGTGGTTACTAATGATGAAGAATAAGGATCTCCCGAAGTTACAAATTCTGATTTCCCTGCTATTTCCTTAATCAGAAAGCTTTTCATCCAACCCTCATCACAAGTGTTCACACTAAGAAATTCCACTTTTTTTAGCTGTCCCGTGATGtacacataaaggaaaaaaaaaaaaaaaaaaaagaggcttattaatttaaaacatgtgATACTGTTAACATTTATTAAGCTACAATTATTCCGCAGAACATCCTTAAGAGGTAACAGAAAGCTTTGTGAAATAGTGTTAAAAGACAGATGTTGTAAATTAAGGCAAAACAGGAGGAAACACCATTCAGCTCGAGTTGTAGTTTAGTGCATTACAACACTTTCTGGTACAGAAAGGTTATAACGTTGCACAATGAAGAAACtcataaaatgcaaatatttaattatgatggtttatttgtctttcatttgctttgattACCTATTTAAATGGCTAATCTGAAATAAAGATTATATAAAGCAAGTCCTTTGAACTATTACAAATGGAAGTAAGCATCGCAGAAGAATTAAATACCTGATTGAGCTGTTGTTGGGATTCTTTAGGTCCTGATGAAGCTTTatcacccattcctgatattcctGCTTCTGGATAGCAGTAGACTGTTTTAATTCATTGGTCCATTTGTTCTCCAAATCCTAATGACAGCGATAATTTGAGTGTTTTGGATTTGCTTTTTAAGACAATTATTTGCATAACATATTCTAGTTCACTGAACTTGGTTTACCTGCTGAGATTCAAAATGCTGAGCTGCTAATGAATTTACATCCTGGTCCGTTAGTGATTTCCCTAGCTCCTGCATCACCTTATCCATTTCAGCTCCTTGTCTGAAAGGGAAGCAAACGTAGATTTACAACAAGCAACACTTTCAAAAAACTGGCAGAACACTCATTGTTGTTGATACAGTTACTGATACAGTGACCAGTTGTACCAGTCAGCTGGTCAATATTCATCACAGGCAGAGATACAACTGAACACATAGCTGAAAGATACGCCATGCAGTACTTTGTCCACCTGCTCATTTTGGAATTGGAATTCATACATTTAAAGTCTGCCCTCGCAGATACTCAAACGAAGGTACAACAGTATCTCCAGATACACTAATACAGCACTTCACTATGCTTGTCATTAGAAGAGTTTTTGAAATGGACCTACTCAgtcccctgccttcctcccaccccaaccACAGCTGATGCAGACAGGTAAACACCAGGAAGTAGGCTAAACACACCTATTTTTAGTAGTCAGATGAGCTTCCAGCTCATTCAACAAGGGCACCTGGAGTTAAAGGGCTGCCCTGCTATCATCAGTTCATCCAATAACTCATCCCTCTTTAGTCAGACCTTTCTTCTGCAAGGCATCAATTTACCCTAGCACAGATTTAGCAGTGAATATCCACAAAACAAATCTGAGTTGAGGATCAGGGATTCCAAGTCAGCTCCTATGTAAATAGAACAACACCTACACTCATCTGGGACAGTCTCAGCTGCCACCAACATATGGAGTTTCTTGATTATGACAAATAGATATGATAAATTCCACCAGAGTAAATAAACAGCTATACCACACTAGATCTCTACAACATTACTGCTCTTAAGTGCTCTTTCTTCTAGATGAGTACTTGAGAAGAGTCAATAAGCAGCAAAAAGTTTTGCTAACACATTATTGGCAACATTTATCCCCAAATTAGAGATATATAAGATTCAGTCTAGAAGAAACTATATAAACAGGTATGCATTGTATAATGTGAGCTTAAACAAACACAACTCAAGGAATATTACCACTTAGAATGCTAAAACAGACCTACTTAGAATACTCTGGCATCTCACATCTCTAGTATTTAGAACCTACACTATACCCGTATTTGTGTGCATTCATTGTCCTTAACCTATTTAGTCTCGAAAGGGAACAGAAAACTCCACATTGTATGTGTTCCCTCTTGTGGGCAAAGCAGCCACCTGCAGCTGTTCAAGCTTAGTCAGAAACTCGGGATCCTGCATAGACTTTCCTAAACTTCAAATTCAACAGCTTCTGATTTAAAGTTGGTTCAAAACTTTTGCTCACCTTTTCACCCCATGGAACTtccattttttcatttgaagtacATCATAACAAAGGCAAGACATGGTACGTACATATACTCTACTTTCTAGCTATCCTAAGCACTTTACGTTGCTATACCACTTACAACATGGATAGAACAGTGGAAGTCAAACCTTGTATTACTTTGATGGCcttagcttttattattttcagtgacTGAAGAGATTATAAGATAGCTGACCCTAACAACATAAGCTAAGTATTATGTGACTTTAAAGAgggaaacaaaactaaaatagGCCTTACATAGACAAATACAAGTTGACACATGTTGTCCTGCAAGTTGTATACACCCAGTGGCATGCACCCCTATTTAATAAgatgggggggaagggagggaagagaaggaataCCTTTCCCGTAGTTTTTTCAGTTCCACATCTCTTTCACTTATTAATTCTGAGATACTAACAAAATAATTATGTTCCAGGTttaacagcatttcagaagctggagAATGTATCAGATCATGATAAACGTCTGCAAAATCTTCATCCCAGCTGGTTTCTTCAGGTTTTGCATATTCTAATGTCGTCTAAAAATTATAAGAGATTTTAAAGCATATGGTACCTTTTAGGACATATAAGGATCACTCATAATGGTGGGGCAAACCAACTAGGCATCCACACTGTTGCACAACCTTCAACATATATGAATTCCTCATGCAGTTCCTCATTTGAGCTTTTGGTATTCTGCTTTAACATCTCCCTTCCcatattctttctctttcaaagcaaTTAACAGCAGAAACATTAAGGTTTTGACTACAGTGAGGAATTACCGATTTTCAGCAATCACCAACTTGGAAAGAACAATAATATCTACAACAATATTTGCAACTGATGAATTTTAGATAGGGCCCAAAACACCAGCTGTGCAAACAAAAACTTTTTGCTAGAAAGGATGAATAATCTCTGATGTCACTAGAATTTATTCAACAACGCTGATttaagaaaagccatttttattgaaaaaagaaTGGCCCAAAGATGCCAGTTTTGCAAGCTCCTTCATACTGAAACACTCCTTAAATTTACAATCATTCCTAACAGATTCAGCTGATGAACTGAGACTGTACCATTGAAATGTAGGTTAGAAGTGTCAAGAAATGATCTAATCTTAACCCTTGCACTCAGGCTAACCCATTCACAGAAACCAGTAGCATAGAAGACTGTAAACTCCTTCAGTGTTTTATCACACTCCCATGCTCACCCAATACATATTTTTCCTTCATAGAGGTAATGCTAAATTCATTTTGTTGACATTCATTAAGGCAGATGATTTGTTTCCAATTCTCTTTATAACAGACATGTTTTGGGATTTTTCACAACATTCTTCTATATTCCACAATAAGCAAATTCAATTCCTATAAACTTTTCCTCAAATGCTGCAGTTTCTGTCATTCTTTTTTTGCCTTCGCTAGGATTCCTCCAGTTCTTTTGCATTCCTCTGTTTTGAAGATCACGTGAAAAACTGGACACATTACTCCAGCTAAAGCCTCATCATCACTAAATAATGTAAAATAGTCACGTGAGCTGAAAAGTCTCTCCCAACTATAAGCGTTCTCTTTGGAGTCTTCATTGCTATTATTGGGATTTAGGATAGGAGTACCACTTTACTATCTCTTGCTTTGATTCTAACTCACTGTAACccttatatcttttttttttttttttttttttttaatatcactaGCTATCTACCTCTCAATTTTGTATCTTCTGACTACTAAACTCAGGAAGTACCTGACTTGTAGGATGAGGACTTAACAACCActttcagataaaaagaaaaaattgtaagaATTGATCAGTAAAAGTGAATTTCAGTGTAATTTTGCATCTTCACAGATGTGATTCTgtctgtacatgcacacacactctcacaAAGCAAGTCCTGAATATTAACTTTCCAGCCTTAATCTTACCTCTTTATAAGCTTTAGCCCAAGTATCTGCCAGCTGGTTTATGTCTACTTTTCCTGATTTCACTGCTTCCAGAGCCATTTCAGCTTCTCTATCATAATCTTTTATAGTTTCCTCTTCTATGAACTTATTAAGAGATTGCTTCAGGTCTATTATAACAAGAAGAGAATGGTCCATCAACAGAAAATGTCAGTGGAAGTATCAGTAATCATCTAGGAAACATACAAATAAAGTTTTTCTGAAGACCTTTTACTTGGGCACCTCACTTGCTAGTACTGACagtaattttctttaatgttttgctGTTTGAAAACCAAATTTTTTAAGACCGTTTTAGTAAATACCCTTCTTTTGGTTTCTTAAAGCAGGTTGTAAGACACTTGTGAACATGGATATATGACATAAATTTAAGAAATCAATCCTTACCATTTTCTATAAAGCATGGGAGATTGTGCAGAAGCATTAGACGTCCATGCAAATGACTAATGTTCTCTTGCACAGGGAATTTGAGAGGCACTGTAAGCACTAAATGTTGATTTCCAGCATCGAATTTGTAAACATAGTCTCGTTCCCTAGTGCAAGTCTTTCCTTTATTAGGCTTCATCTTCTTGAATTGATTTCCTgcattagaaatgaaaataacatgaGTTATATTCTTGTAAAATCCTAAGTAAAAAACCCTAACTAAAACCATGGCTTGTTAATAATTAACAGCTACTGGCAAGAAAACTTAACCCCCCAAATTTTTCCGTAGATACTCATCTCAATTTTTACTCCCAAACACACAGGTTGGAAGCGAAGCATAAATAACAGTTTCCAAACCACTAAATGCTTCTAAACTGTAATGGAGTGTATCGTTATATGAATTTGGTTAACTACTCCTACAAATTACAGCATAAGCCTTCTGACTTAAAGGCAGAACCAGGACAGAAGGAATCCTCATAAACAGCAAACTTTAACTGAGACATTGGAACTGCTGCCATGCCTGCCTCAAAATCTGAGATCCTTCATGGTGCATTAGGATTTTACTTCCTCCTTTCTGCAGGCGGTAGACTTGGTGGAGGAGGGGGGGCGGAAGTCTGCAatcatttttagaaaaaacttattttgtcattttgtaaCTTGCTTTAGGATAGATTGTCATTATATTTAAATAAGACCATCAAAAATAAGCCCAACGGAAAGCAAGAGAACTGTCTACAGGATGAAAATACGGGCTGGGAGCGTATACCTGTCAGTAATTTTTCCCTCCGTGAGGGCTCCCCCAGTCATTTACACTCCTCTTTTTTGAGCACTACCTGCAAAGCTGGACACATTACTCCAGCTGAAATCTCCCCAGTGAAACCTCCCCAGTGTTAAAAACCGCAGTCcaaggagaaaacaaaggcagaaaacgAAAGGAAAAGAAGTATATTTTCCGCAGCAAGATTCATGGGACCAGCTTAtagttttgggggggtggtttgtttgtttgtttttgtgaaCAAACCTACATCTTGGAAACAGATTAAACAAATCGGTTACAAATCGCTTcactttaacaacaacaaaaatcccagGGCAACCAAAGCTGAACCGAGGCCGTCTCCTGGCCCGTCACGGAGCGGGATTTAAACGGCACCAGGCAGAAACGCGAAAGCGACGAACGCttttctgctgctccctgacaaaCGGAGGTTCAGCGGGGAGGAAAAGGGCGGGATAAGGGGACGGCAGCCGGGCGGCCCAAACCCCCTTCCCGAAACCGGCGCTTCTTCCCTCAGCTCCACCACAGGCTCCGGGGCGCCAGACCGGCGGCCCACGCCAAGAGAGACGACGGCAGTTCcccttactgaaaaaaaacattagcAAAGCTGGCGGTGGGCGGGAAAGGCCTGCAGGATCCCATCCACCttcacaccccccccacacccccccgaaAGGCTCCAAAACCCCGGGGCAAACACAGCCCGTCAGCTCGGATGGGGCAGCGCCCGCAGGGACCGGAGCCGCTTCCCCCGGCGCGAagggcaggagcggagcagagcggcgtcctcctcctccctctccctcttcgctCACCTGGGTCCCGGGCGGGCAGGTGAGGGGGCGCGGCGGCTGAGGGAGGCGGCGACGCCGGGCGGTTCCCGCCTCCCCGTTAGAACCTTCGCGTCCGGTGCCGCAGATTCGACACCCGCCCGCTTTGTGGCGAATGTGCCGGCgcgggcggaggaggaggaggaggaggagggcgctGCGTTGTCGTCAGCGGCCCGCGTGCCCCCCCCCGCGGACCGGCGCGGGGATGGCGCGGGCGGTGAGGAGGAGGTACGTGCGGCGGCGGAGGGGCGCGAGCCGCTGGGGGACGTTTCCTAGAAAGACCCCGGCGAGCGCGAGCGCTGGCGGCCGTTACCCGCTGAGGGAGCGGGCGGGCTCCCCTCCGCCCCTCACGGCCGCCGATCTTGGCGGGCCCCGGCAGAGCCCCGCGCCTCCCTCAGCGGGCTTCTCCGTGGGCCGTTGTCACGCCGGGCTTGAGGACGGGCCCTCGCCGTTTCCCTTCCAGCCGGGGCCTCCCCCTTGGGGGCGGCTGTGTCCCGCGGAGAGCAGCCCCGGCGGGTGACGGGGACCCTCGGGTGGATCCCTGGCTGAGGGGTGGGAATCGGCCTGGAAAGTGCAGGGAAAACACGTTTCAAGTGCCGAGAAGTGACCCGGGAGATAATTTCCCTTGAACAGTAGCGGCTCTGAGGGGGTGGGTACGTCAGGAGAATACAATGCTCCCACAACGAGAGCAACAAAAAGCACTGTTacttcaagattaaaaaaacccaaaaaacaacaaaacaaacaaaactagaaGCTCTTCCTAATACCCACATTGTATGCAGTAGCAGTGGTTATACATACATTTGAACACACGTTGCTTTATTGTCGTAAAACATGAGTCGCCCCCCAAATCGAGTGTTAGCAAGTCAGGGTGCTCAATCTGGAAGGATTAACAGTGTATGTTTTTTTGCCACAGGAACAAGAAAATAGTTGATTATTCTCAGTTTGGGGATTTGGAAGACGACGGTGAGTGGCAAGTTCTTGTACATAACAAAAATGCCAAACACTAATGGAACCACCCAAAATATCATCAGAGTATCTTTATTGAATTAGTTCATTGAAAAGGctgttaaatattttctcaggATGTAATCTGGGCACACTGTTAAATATCCTAATACAACAAGAATATGATGGCTGTAAGCCAGAGTATAACAACAGTATGGCAGGAAACTGGTGAATACGCTGTGTCTTGTTGCAGGAAAATTGAACGTttctctccctgcctcagttttcaGTGGTAATTGGTTGCTCTATGTCCAACATGCCGATCAGTTCGCAGGGTTGTAAATGAGAATATAAAGGAGATGTGAATCATCTGTACCTAGATCTAATGTTTCTCCTGCAGCTCTGTATCTTGATGGGTTTTAGATTAAGGACATAAGAGTCAACTTTTGAGGTCCATTGATAAGGAAAACAGATTGCAGGCTATTTGTTTTCACGACAGCCCTCCTTTACTTCTAAGCCCTAATGGGTGTTATGcatttttcttacagaatttgGTTGCTCTCTTAGGttttggtgggttggtttgggttttttgggggtttttttaatgctgtttgcaGGATCCAGGCAACAGTTTGAATTGGTAGGAAGGGGAGGGCAAAAGTAAATAATACTAAAGGTCTCTTGTGAATCTTGTGGATTAATGGAGATTCTTGGTTTCAGGAATTTAAATGTGGTACATGACTTTTTTTAGTCTACAAGTGACCACTTGTAATACTAAAGAAAAGTGTAAATTCTCAGAAACATTAGCGATTATCTAAGGTTCTCCATCATTTAGAGAATACTgaagattattattttattccttattcTACACTGTGATCTACAGTGTCTTCAGTTGGAAGAAAGGCAGTTTTCATGCcttctaattttctttgaaaattggaGAAATGCATTATATTTGATAAGAGGCAATATGAAAATGATAGAAAAAGGGGAGCAGCTGACATTTCTTAAGAAGTGGAACAATTCCCAA from Accipiter gentilis chromosome 18, bAccGen1.1, whole genome shotgun sequence includes these protein-coding regions:
- the C18H12orf4 gene encoding protein C12orf4 homolog isoform X5, producing MKPNKGKTCTRERDYVYKFDAGNQHLVLTVPLKFPVQENISHLHGRLMLLHNLPCFIENDLKQSLNKFIEEETIKDYDREAEMALEAVKSGKVDINQLADTWAKAYKETTLEYAKPEETSWDEDFADVYHDLIHSPASEMLLNLEHNYFVSISELISERDVELKKLRERQGAEMDKVMQELGKSLTDQDVNSLAAQHFESQQDLENKWTNELKQSTAIQKQEYQEWVIKLHQDLKNPNNSSISDEIKVQPSQLRESVEGNGRIYEEQRLLEESFTIHLGAQLKTMHNLRLLRADMLDFCKHKRNHRSGVKLHRLQTAMSLYSTSLCGLVLLVDNRVSSYSGIKRDFATVCQECTDFHFPGIQEQLEIVQKVVLKARAQRSKNKSSGNEDKLKNIERNQSNILPGNDHSMVLEEGGACVQVCQRFHDGNGFMGWRNFTDRTILGTTDNFRGNVLPTEQYASPNLQSIFYIDSDLQALNFVQQ